The following proteins are encoded in a genomic region of Brachypodium distachyon strain Bd21 chromosome 1, Brachypodium_distachyon_v3.0, whole genome shotgun sequence:
- the LOC100830771 gene encoding probable glucan 1,3-alpha-glucosidase — MDPRRLLLRLPLLLLLLASPAVLAWKKDEFRNCNQTPFCKRARTRAPHSLDAPLSLAAGSLAISPDGSLTAALSHPSRPRPLLLRLSALPPHALRLQIDEDYSTSTPPNRRFRVPDVLLPDVDSRKLHLSKPKTVDGVSTVALSSDLDVVVKHDPFELTVRRAGSGNPVLSFNSHGLFDFEPLQESKPEGETWEEHFRSHTDSRPRGPQSITFDVSFHGADFVYGLPEHGSTSLALRPTRGPGVEESEPYRLFNLDVFEYLHESPFGLYGSIPFMIAHGAGASSGFFWLNAAEMQIDVLAPGWDGTASAENGRIDTLWMAEAGVVDAFFFVGSEPKDVIKQYISVTGAPSMPQQFAVAYHQCRWNYRDEEDVAGVDSGFDEHDIPYDVLWLDIEHTDGKRYFTWDRSTFPNPEEMQRKIADKGRKMVTIVDPHMKRDSGYYLHEEATAKGYYVKDASGKDYDGWCWPGASSYPDMLNPEIRDWWADKFSYQNYKGSTPTLYIWNDMNEPSVFNGPEVTMPRDIIHYGNVEHRELHNAYGYYFHMATSDGLLKRGEGKDRPFVLSRAFFAGSQRYGAVWTGDNTADWDHLKSSIPMVLTLGLTGMTFSGADIGGFFGNPEPDLLVRWYQVGAFYPFFRGHAHHDTKRREPWLFGERRTALMREAIHMRYSLLPYYYTLFKEASITGVPVMRPLWLEFPDDKETYNNGEAFMVGPSILAQGIYEEGQKSVSVYLPGKESWYDLRNGSPYKGSVSHKLEVSEDSIPSFLRAGTIVPRKDRFRRSSTQMVNDPYTLVIALNSSGAAEGELYVDDGKSYDYQQGAFIHRRFVFADNKLTSTNIAPNHPGKKEFSTECVIERIIVLGLSSRAKKAVIEPGNQEVEIELGPISLRSGSSSVAPTVRRPNVRVVDDWSVRIA; from the exons ATGGATCCCCGGcggctgctcctccgcctccccctgctcctcctccttctcgccTCCCCCGCCGTGCTCGCCTGGAAGAAGGACGAGTTCCGCAACTGCAACCAGACCCCCTTCTGCAAGCGCGCACGCACCCGCGCCCCGCACTCCCTCGACGCGCcgctctccctcgccgccggctccctCGCCATCTCCCCCGACGGCTCCCTCACCGCCGCGCTCTCCCACCCCTCCCGCCCccgcccgctcctcctccgcctctccgCGCTGCCCCCGCACGCTCTACGGCTCCAGATCGACGAGGACTACTCCACCAGCACGCCGCCTAACCGCCGCTTCCGCGTCCCCGATGTCCTCCTCCCCGACGTTGACTCCCGCAAGCTCCACCTCTCCAAACCCAAGACCGTCGATGGCGTCTCCACCGTCGCGCTCTCCTCCGACCTCGACGTCGTCGTCAAGCACGATCCGTTCGAGCTGACCGTCCGCCGAGCTGGCTCAGGCAATCCCGTGCTCTCCTTCAACTCCCACGGCCTCTTCGACTTCGAGCCGTTGCAGGAGTCGAAGCCCGAGGGCGAGACCTGGGAGGAGCACTTCCGGAGCCACACCGACTCGCGCCCCCGCGGCCCGCAGTCCATCACCTTCGATGTCTCCTTCCACGGCGCCGACTTCGTGTATGGCCTCCCCGAGCATGGCTCCACATCGCTCGCCCTCCGCCCCACCCGTGGCCCGGGGGTTGAGGAGTCTGAGCCTTACCGCCTCTTCAACCTCGATGTGTTTGAGTACCTCCATGAGTCGCCCTTTGGGCTGTATGGGTCGATCCCCTTCATGATCGCACATGGTGCGGGGGCGTCTTCAGGATTCTTCTGGCTCAACGCTGCGGAGATGCAGATTGATGTGCTTGCACCAGGGTGGGATGGCACTGCATCTGCGGAGAATGGCCGGATTGACACTCTGTGGATGGCAGAGGCTGGTGTTGTTGatgctttcttctttgttggaTCCGAGCCAAAGGATGTGATCAAGCAGTACATCAGTGTTACTGGTGCACCCTCTATGCCACAGCAGTTTGCAGTGGCATATCACCAGTGCCGTTGGAACTACCGGGATGAGGAGGATGTTGCCGGAGTGGATTCAGGGTTTGATGAGCACGATATTCCATATGACGTGCTCTGGCTTGACATTGAACACACTGATGGCAAGCGATACTTCACATGGGACCGCTCAACATTCCCAAACCCAGAGGAGATGCAACGGAAGATAGCAGATAAGGGGAGGAAGATGGTAACTATTGTAGACCCACATATGAAGAGAGACAGTGGATACTACCTCCATGAGGAAGCTACTGCAAAGGGGTACTATGTGAAAGATGCGAGTGGGAAAGACTACGATGGATGGTGCTGGCCTGGGGCATCATCATATCCTGACATGTTGAACCCTGAGATACGTGACTGGTGGGCTGACAAGTTCTCCTATCAAAACTACAAGGGATCAACTCCAACACTGTATATTTGGAATGACATGAACGAGCCATCAGTCTTCAACGGCCCTGAG GTTACCATGCCTAGGGATATAATACACTATGGTAATGTTGAACACCGAGAACTGCACAATGCATATGGATACTACTTCCATATGGCTACATCAGATGGGCTTCTCAAGCGAGGTGAGGGAAAAGACAGGCCCTTTGTTTTGTCAAGGGCCTTCTTTGCTGGAAGTCAACGTTATGGGGCAGTTTGGACCGGTGACAATACTGCAGATTGGGATCATCTTAAATCTTCTATTCCGATGGTTTTAACTCTTGGTCTTACTGGCATGACCTTCTCTG GTGCGGATATTGGTGGATTCTTTGGTAATCCAGAACCTGACCTGTTGGTGCGTTGGTACCAAGTAGGAGCTTTTTATCCTTTCTTTAGAGGTCATGCTCACCATGATACCAAGAGACGGGAGCCATGGTTATTTGG TGAGCGAAGAACTGCCCTCATGAGGGAGGCCATACATATGAGGTATTCATTGTTACCCTATTATTACACACTGTTCAAGGAGGCCAGTATAACTGGTGTTCCTGTTATGCGCCCTTTGTGGTTGGAATTTCCTGATGACAAGGAAACTTATAATAATGGTGAGGCATTTATGGTTGGGCCAAGCATTTTAGCACAAGGAATTTACGAAGAG GGCCAGAAATCAGTGTCGGTTTACCTTCCTGGAAAAGAGTCATGGTATGACTTGAGAAATGGATCTCCATACAAGGGAAGTGTGTCACACAAGCTAGAAGTTTCAGAAGATAGCATACCAAGCTTCCTAAGGGCAGGTACAATTGTACCAAGAAAAGATAGATTCAGGCGCAGTTCTACTCAGATGGTGAACGATCCGTACACCCTG GTGATAGCGCTCAATAGCTCGGGTGCTGCAGAAGGTGAACTTTATGTGGATGACGGGAAAAGTTACGATTATCAACAAGGGGCGTTCATCCATCGACGTTTTGTATTTGCAGACAATAAGCTAACTTCGACCAATATTGCACCCAATCATCCAGGCAAGAAGGAATTTTCGACTGAGTGTGTGATTGAAAGAATTATAGTCCTTGGGTTGTCATCCAGAGCAAAAAAGGCTGTTATTGAACCTGGGAACCAAGAAGTGGAAATTGAACTGGGACCAATTAGTTTGCGGAGTGGTTCGAGCTCTGTTGCACCAACAGTCAGGAGACCCAATGTTCGTGTGGTGGATGATTGGTCAGTAAGGATAGCATGA
- the LOC100831378 gene encoding polygalacturonase: MGPLQRMGPRKLLLASITTVSIFLHMFPHAHSETDAFPPEAADGPYASGPELSPGPALSVFDVDDYGASAGNDATEAFLRAWKEACNSSSDPSLFLVPGGKTYRLMPVSFTGPCRATTITAMIKGTLEAPSNRSVWLDRPSDLSERWIAFEDVDHLHVMGGGTINGNGHEWWINSCKVNKTMPCVRGPTALYFQSCEHLVVEDLQVRDSMQMHVVIAYSWKVLVSRLFVTAPGWSPNTDGIHVSNSRDVLISSCIISTGDDCISIVSGSAFVRATGIFCGPGHGISIGSLGANKSWAHVSDVLVEKATLVGTTNGVRIKTWQGGQGFAERITFQDIKMYNVTNPIIIDQNYCDSKTPCSEQESAVAIRNIRYSSIHGTSASKVAVNFICSKAVHCDGIVMQDVSLAGTGSYLTCSSLNARVMELGLISPYCRSDM; this comes from the exons ATGGGTCCTCTCCAG CGTATGGGTCCCAGGAAGCTTCTCCTGGCGTCCATTACGACCGTATCGATCTTCCTTCACATGTTTCCCCACGCCCATTCAGAGACAGACGCCTTCCCTCCCGAAGCTGCAGACGGTCCATACGCGAGCGGGCCGGAGCTCAGCCCGGGGCCGGCACTGAGTGTCTTCGACGTCGACGACTACGGAGCATCAGCCGGCAACGACGCCACCGAG GCGTTTCTCAGGGCATGGAAAGAGGCCTGCAACTCCTCGTCTGACCCTTCCTTGTTCCTCGTACCCGGCGGGAAGACCTACCGCCTGATGCCCGTGAGCTTCACCGGGCCCTGCAGAGCTACCACGATCACAGCAATG ATCAAGGGGACACTGGAGGCTCCGTCGAACCGCTCGGTTTGGCTTGACCGGCCCAGCGATCTATCGGAGCGATGGATCGCGTTCGAGGACGTCGATCACCTCCATGTCATGGGCGGCGGGACGATCAACGGGAACGGACACGAGTGGTGGATCAACTCCTGCAAGGTCAACAAAACAATG CCATGCGTCAGAGGCCCGACG GCGCTGTACTTCCAGAGCTGCGAGCATCTGGTTGTGGAGGACCTCCAGGTGAGAGACAGCATGCAGATGCACGTCGTGATCGCCTACTCCTGGAAAGTGCTCGTGTCGAGGCTGTTCGTCACCGCGCCAGGATGGAGCCCCAACACCGACGGGATCCACGTATCCAACAGCAGAGACGTCCTGATAAGCAGCTGCATCATCAGCACAG GTGATGACTGCATATCCATCGTGTCTGGCTCTGCGTTCGTGCGGGCAACGGGCATATTTTGTGGACCGGGTCATGGAATAAG caTTGGTAGTCTAGGAGCGAACAAATCTTGGGCCCATGTCTCGGACGTGCTGGTGGAGAAGGCCACGCTGGTGGGCACAACCAACGGTGTGCGGATCAAAACTTGGCAG GGAGGGCAAGGGTTTGCAGAAAGGATTACTTTCCAGGATATAAAGATGTACAATGTCACCAATCCTATAATCATCGACCAGAATTACTGTGACTCCAAGACACCATGTTCCGAACAG GAATCAGCTGTTGCAATACGTAACATACGCTACAGTAGCATACACGGAACCAGTGCTTCAAAGGTTGCCGTCAATTTTATTTGCAGTAAGGCTGTGCATTGCGACGGCATTGTGATGCAAGACGTTTCTTTGGCTGGCACGGGGTCCTACCTTACATGTTCTTCCCTGAATGCCAGAGTCATGGAACTAGGATTAATATCCCCTTATTGCAGATCGGACATGTAG
- the LOC100842927 gene encoding uncharacterized protein LOC100842927, protein MAASGNGNGIGAEEQELPLFQHPSSPCAYYVQSPSAASHTLSSCHPASESTCTALILSPFPDAAARHDQEQEASRLALLSRYSSSRGSNNSFLLTDKSTTKPPAAIPRNNNNNNRRQVLRVLSAGRESASDDEDDEERNRSGAWRYVKLDPEASCCCIAFQVAWRVGISLAVALLVFVAATSPSRPGVSFKVGKVERFSLGEGLDGSGVITSFLDCNCSVEMAVENHSRVFALRLLPDDTLLQMSFGSFAFAASRGVDQQGPGEDFVVGPGAKSTVRLFVAAREKPMYAAGRGMQDMLESKEGAVPVAITVRARSRYRVVGSLVRLTYRHDSRCVVYLRRRTPRRDDALAAAGAATCSDATS, encoded by the coding sequence ATGGCGGCCTctggcaatggcaatggcatcggcgcggaggagcaggagctgCCGCTGTTCCAGCACCCGTCCTCCCCGTGCGCCTACTACGTGCAGAGCCCCTCGGCGGCGTCGCACACCCTCAGCAGCTGCCACCCGGCGTCCGAGTCCACCTGCACGGCGCTCATCCTCTCCCCGttccccgacgccgccgcccgccatgACCAGGAGCAGGAGGCCTCCCGCCTCGCGCTGCTCTCCCGCTACTCCTCCTCCCGCGGCTCCAACAactccttcctcctcaccgacAAGAGTACCACCAAGCcccccgccgccatcccccgaaacaacaacaacaacaaccgcCGGCAGGTTCTCCGGGTGCTCTCCGCCGGGCGAGAATCCGCAagcgacgacgaagacgacgaggagcggAACAGGAGCGGGGCGTGGAGGTACGTGAAGCTGGACCCGGAGGCTTCCTGCTGCTGCATCGCGTTCCAGGTGGCGTGGCGGGTGGGCATCAGCCTGGCGGTCGCGCTGCTCGTCTTCGTCGCGGCCACCAGCCCTTCCCGCCCCGGCGTCTCCTTCAAGGTCGGGAAGGTCGAGCGGTTCAGCCTCGGGGAAGGCCTCGACGGCTCCGGCGTGATCACCAGCTTCCTCGACTGCAACTGCTCCGTGGAGATGGCCGTCGAGAACCACTCCAGGGTCTTCGCCCTGCGGCTCCTCCCTGACGACACGCTGCTCCAGATGTCCTTCGGGAGCTTCGCCTTCGCGGCCTCACGAGGGGTGGATCAGCAGGGGCCGGGCGAAGATTTTGTTGTTGGGCCGGGAGCCAAGTCGACGGTGAGGCTCTTCGTGGCGGCCAGGGAGAAGCCCATGTACGCGGCGGGCCGTGGGATGCAGGACATGCTCGAGTCAAAAGAGGGCGCCGTGCCGGTGGCCATCACGGTGAGGGCCCGGTCGAGGTACCGCGTGGTGGGGAGCCTTGTCAGGCTCACGTACCGCCACGACTCCCGGTGCGTCGTGTACCTTAGGAGGAGGACGCCCAGGAGGGAcgacgccctcgccgccgctggcgccgccACCTGCTCCGACGCGACTTCATAA
- the LOC100831075 gene encoding protein DETOXIFICATION 42, protein MEDGAPTTMTQEKRLAVVVVAPEDPAAAPVLLANGAAAEEHKAGEDPPAPPTALLSGWPRRTGLYLFVMNVRSVFKLDELGSEVLRIAVPASLALAADPLASLVDTAFIGRLGSVEIAAVGVSIAIFNQVSKVCIYPLVSVTTSFVAEEDAIISKYLEENSSQDLEKAPVDSEASNVPVSGAECVNSCIPTECTDLSNQGCKRKYIPSVTSALIVGSFLGLVQAVFLIFSAKVVLGIMGVKHDSPMLEPAVRYLKIRSLGAPAVLLSLAMQGVFRGFKDTKTPLYATVVGDAANIILDPILMFVCHMGVTGAAVAHVVSQYLITMILICRLVQQVDVIPPSLKSLKFGRFLGCGFLLLARVVAVTFCVTLASSLAARDGATIMAAFQICCQLWLATSLLADGLAVAGQAVLASAFAKNDNNKVVAATSRVLQLSIVLGMGLTVVLGLFMKFGAGVFTKDAAVIDVIHRGIPFVAGTQTINALAFVFDGINFGASDYTYSAYSMVGVAAISIPCLVYLSAHNGFIGIWVALTIYMSLRTIASTWRMGAARGPWVFLRKGW, encoded by the exons ATGGAGGATGGCGCGCCCACGACCATGACCCAGGAGAAGCGgctggccgtcgtcgtcgtcgccccTGAAGACCCTGCTGCTGCGCCAGTACTACTGGCCaacggagccgccgccgaggagcacAAGGCGGGGGAGgatcctccggcgccgccgaccgcatTGCTGTCCGGCTGGCCCAGGAGGACAGGGCTCTACCTCTTCGTCATGAACGTCAG GAGTGTCTTCAAGCTCGACGAGCTCGGATCGGAAGTGCTGCGCATTGCGGTGCCGGCATCGCTTGCTTTGGCCGCCGATCCGCTTGCTTCCCTTGTTGACACTGCATTCATCGGCCGTTTAG GTTCGGTGGAGATAGCTGCTGTTGGTGTCTCAATTGCTATATTTAACCAAGTATCCAAAGTCTGCATATACCCCCTTGTTAGCGTAACAACATCATTCGTCGCTGAAGAGGACGCCATCATTAGCAAATACCTGGAAGAAAACAGCAGCCAAGACCTGGAGAAAGCTCCTGTGGATTCAGAAGCCAGCAATGTTCCTGTATCTG GTGCAGAGTGTGTCAATTCTTGTATCCCAACAGAGTGTACTGATCTATCCAATCAAGGGTGCAAGAGAAAGTACATACCTTCTGTGACATCGGCGTTAATAGTTGGTTCATTTCTTGGGCTGGTTCAGGCTGTGTTCCTGATCTTTTCAGCCAAAGTTGTACTGGGCATCATGGGTGTGAAACAT GATTCACCGATGCTAGAACCCGCAGTTCGGTACCTGAAGATCAGATCGCTTGGTGCTCCTGCTGTTCTACTGTCTTTGGCAATGCAGGGCGTTTTCCGGGGTTTCAAAGACACAAAGACACCGTTATATGCCACCG TGGTCGGAGATGCAGCAAATATCATCCTAGACCCAATTTTGATGTTCGTTTGCCACATGGGCGTCACTGGTGCAGCCGTTGCCCATGTTGTTTCCCA GTACCTTATAACCATGATCTTGATATGCCGGCTCGTCCAGCAAGTTGATGTTATCCCACCGAGCCTCAAATCCCTGAAATTTGGGCGGTTCCTTGGATGTG gATTCCTGCTGCTAGCGAGGGTCGTGGCCGTGACCTTCTGCGTCACCCTGGCTTCGTCGCTGGCTGCCCGCGACGGGGCGACTATCATGGCCGCCTTCCAGATCTGCTGCCAGCTCTGGCTCGCTACGTCGCTCCTCGCCGACGGGTTGGCCGTCGCAGGGCAG GCGGTGCTTGCAAGCGCGTTCGCCAAGAATGATAACAACAAGGTGGTTGCCGCGACGTCTCGGGTCCTGCAGCTGAGCATTGTTCTCGGGATGGGTCTCACCGTGGTGCTCGGCCTTTTCATGAAGTTCGGCGCCGGCGTTTTCACGAAAGACGCCGCCGTGATCGACGTCATCCACCGAGGCATCCcg TTTGTTGCCGGCACGCAGACTATAAACGCCCTGGCGTTCGTCTTCGACGGCATCAACTTCGGAGCGTCAGATTACACTTACTCCGCTTACTCCATG GTTGGCGTGGCGGCTATATCCATACCGTGCCTGGTGTATCTATCCGCGCACAACGGATTCATCGGTATATGGGTCGCGCTGACGATCTACATGAGCCTGAGGACCATAGCTAGCACCTGGAG GATGGGGGCGGCCAGGGGGCCATGGGTGTTCCTCCGGAAGGGATGGTGA
- the LOC100832277 gene encoding putative pentatricopeptide repeat-containing protein At3g05240 produces MAGPSGDVVRWTKRISALARSGRAAEAVAAFARMDAAPNALTLASVLPACARLRSLGLGRAIHGFWLRRGGVPGANPILDNAVLDVYAKCGALASARSLFDGMPERDVFSWTTMAWALARSGCPQDAVAMFRAMVLSDDGEPNEATVVSVLHAVASTGSLACGKLLHSYAIKRGLSGSERVIVDNALIDVYGKCGEARLAFEAFDLLPDKDMISWGTVMRAMAVHGRCKEAMQLFSLMLRRGVRPDGAVFLGLLYACCHAGMVAQAMHFLGAMKRVYGIAPGREHYTCVLDACGRAGRFDDVGEIFRRMPVEHDRKALGAYWSHASASSGDSVAGEQLREWFIDGRVDAGGGTYALVSNSLADAERWDNACAVRGRMAARRISKPVACTWIEV; encoded by the coding sequence ATGGCCGGTCCGTCGGGAGACGTGGTGCGGTGGACGAAGCGCATCTCGGCGCTGGCGAGGAGCGGGCGCGCGGCCGAGGCGGTCGCGGCGTTCGCCCGGATGGACGCGGCGCCCAACGCGCTCACGCTCGCGAGCGTCCTCCCGGCGTGCGCAAGGCTGCGGAGTCTCGGCCTCGGGCGAGCCATCCACGGGTTCTGGCTCCGCCGCGggggcgtccccggcgccAACCCGATCCTGGACAACGCCGTGCTGGACGTGTACGCCAAGTGCGGAGCGCTGGCCAGCGCGCGCAGCCTGTTCGACGGAATGCCAGAGCGGGACGTCTTCTCCTGGACCACGATGGCGTGGGCGCTGGCCAGGAGCGGCTGTCCGCAGGACGCCGTCGCCATGTTCCGGGCGATGGTGCTCTCGGACGACGGCGAGCCGAACGAGGCCACTGTGGTCAGCGTCCTGCACGCCGTGGCGTCCACGGGATCTCTGGCATGCGGCAAGCTGCTGCACTCATACGCGATAAAGCGAGGACTCAGCGGCAGCGAGCGGGTCATCGTCGACAACGCGCTGATTGACGTCTACGGCAAGTGCGGGGAGGCAAGGCTGGCGTTCGAGGCGTTCGACCTGCTCCCAGACAAGGACATGATATCCTGGGGCACCGTCATGAGGGCCATGGCCGTGCACGGCCGGTGCAAGGAGGCAATGCAGCTCTTCTCCCTGATGCTGCGCCGTGGAGTTCGGCCGGACGGCGCCGTGTTCCTGGGCCTGCTCTATGCCTGCTGCCATGCCGGGATGGTGGCCCAGGCGATGCACTTCCTGGGCGCCATGAAGAGGGTTTACGGTATCGCGCCAGGGAGGGAGCACTACACGTGCGTGCTCGACGCCTGCGGCCGAGCCGGGCGGTTCGACGATGTTGGAGAGATCTTCAGGCGGATGCCGGTGGAACACGACCGGAAGGCGCTCGGAGCTTACTGGTCCCATGCAAGTGCAAGTAGCGGGGACAGCGTCGCCGGTGAGCAGCTCCGGGAGTGGTTTATCGACGGAAGAGTGGACGCCGGAGGGGGCACCTACGCGCTCGTATCCAACTCGCTGGCTGATGCGGAGCGATGGGACAATGCCTGTGCTGTCAGGGGAAGGATGGCGGCAAGAAGGATCAGCAAGCCTGTTGCTTGCACTTGGATTGAAGTGTAG